One Malus domestica chromosome 11, GDT2T_hap1 genomic region harbors:
- the LOC103430184 gene encoding sulfate transporter 3.1-like — translation MGNVDYVYPSTNVEDSPHRVEIPPPQPFIKTLKSSLKETFFPDDPLRPFKNQPASRKFVLGFQYFFPILEWAPRYTLDFLKSDLISGITIASLAIPQGISYAKLANLPPILGLYSSFVPPLIYAMMGSSRDLAVGTVAVASLLTASMLGAEVNAAENPTLYLHLAFTATFFAGVFQASLGLLRLGFIVDFLSHATIVGFMAGAATVVCLQQLKGILGLNNFTHGTDLVSVMRSVFSQTHEWRWESGVLGCLFLFFLLTTKYFSKKKPKFFWISAMAPLTSVILGSVLVYLTHAEKHGVQVIGNLKKGINPLSFGDLVFVSPYLTTAFKTGVITGIIALAEGIAVGRSFSMFKNYHIDGNKEMIAIGMMNIAGSCTSCYLTTGPFSRSAVNYNAGCKTAMSNVIMAIAMMFTLLFLTPLFHYTPLVVLSAIIIAAMLGLIDYEAAIHLWKVDKFDFVVCMSAYIGVVFSSVQNGLVLAVAISVMRVLLFVARPRTFILGNLPNSMDYRNVDQYQSASNIPGILILEIDAPIYFANTNYLRERITRWINDEEDRIKSAGESSLQYVILDMSAVANIDTSGISMLDEVKKLVDRRGLQLVLANPGGEVMKKMNKSELIEKIGQQWIYLTVAEAVAACKFMLHTTKPNPIKDQEPGAWNNV, via the exons ATGGGTAACGTTGATTATGTGTACCCTTCAACCAATGTGGAGGACTCTCCACACCGAGTAGAGATCCCACCACCTCAACctttcatcaaaacattgaagtcTTCTCTCAAGGAGACCTTTTTTCCTGATGACCCTTTGAGGCCGTTTAAGAACCAACCTGCTTCAAGAAAATTCGTTCTTGGCTTCCAGTACTTCTTTCCCATCCTCGAATGGGCACCCCGCTATACACTCGATTTCTTGAAATCCGATCTCATTTCCGGCATCACCATCGCTAGCCTCGCGATCCCTCAGGGGATTAGCTATGCCAAGCTTGCTAACTTGCCACCAATTCTTGGCCTAT ATTCAAGCTTTGTTCCACCATTGATTTATGCCATGATGGGGAGCTCAAGAGATTTGGCTGTGGGGACTGTGGCTGTGGCCTCACTTCTCACAGCTTCAATGCTGGGGGCTGAGGTCAATGCCGCAGAAAACCCTACCCTTTATCTTCACCTTGCCTTCACTGCAACCTTCTTCGCCGGAGTTTTCCAAGCTTCCTTGGGTTTGTTGAG GCTAGGGTTTATTGTGGATTTTTTATCACATGCAACGATAGTAGGGTTTATGGCGGGGGCAGCGACTGTGGTGTGCCTGCAACAGCTAAAGGGAATTCTAGGGCTTAACAACTTCACCCATGGCACCGATTTAGTGTCAGTTATGCGCTCTGTTTTCAGCCAAACACATGAG TGGAGATGGGAAAGCGGAGTTTTGGgttgtttatttcttttcttcctcctcaccACCAAATACTTC AGCAAGAAGAAACCGAAGTTCTTTTGGATATCAGCCATGGCACCTTTGACGTCAGTGATTTTGGGAAGTGTTTTGGTTTATCTCACCCATGCTGAGAAACATGGCGTTCAAGTG ATAGGAAATCTGAAGAAGGGGATTAATCCATTGTCGTTTGGAGACCTTGTGTTTGTGTCTCCTTATCTCACAACAGCTTTTAAAACTGGCGTCATTACGGGCATCATAGCTCTTGct GAAGGAATAGCAGTTGGGAGAAGCTTTTCCATGTTCAAGAATTACCACATTGATGGGAATAAAGAGATGATTGCCATTGGGATGATGAACATTGCTGGTTCTTGCACTTCTTGCTACCTCACTACAG GGCCATTTTCCAGATCAGCAGTGAACTACAATGCAGGATGCAAGACGGCAATGTCAAACGTTATCATGGCAATTGCAATGATGTTCACATTGTTGTTCCTCACACCATTGTTCCACTACACTCCCCTTGTTGTGTTGTCTGCCATTATAATCGCCGCCATGCTCGGCCTAATAGATTATGAAGCTGCAATCCACCTCTGGAAGGTTGACAAGTTTGATTTCGTTGTCTGCATGAGTGCGTACATCGGTGTCGTTTTTAGCAGCGTTCAAAACGGCCTAGTCTTAGCG GTTGCAATATCTGTGATGAGGGTGCTTTTGTTTGTGGCAAGGCCTAGGACCTTTATTCTTGGAAACCTTCCGAATTCCATGGATTACAGAAATGTTGACCAGTACCAAAGTGCAAGCAATATTCCTGGAATTCTGATACTTGAGATCGATGCTCCCATTTACTTTGCAAATACCAACTACTTAAGAGAAAG GATTACAAGGTGGATTAATGATGAGGAAGATAGAATAAAATCTGCAGGGGAAAGTAGCTTACAATATGTGATATTGGATATGAGTG CCGTTGCTAACATAGACACAAGTGGAATAAGCATGTTGGATGAGGTTAAGAAGCTAGTTGATAGAAGGGGGCTTCAG CTTGTGTTGGCGAA